acgccatctacgctacggatcccctcacatcttagcgcgggagatttagctactcatactagaattAATAACGGAAACGAAAATAAAGATGACAACAACagaattcataactaaattaaatgagcaataaaaccgcataaaagaaagaattaggtattgggattctaactaatcaattctaatctataaaGAAGGAATAACAGTAAACTAAAATTTAGAAcaagaattaccagaaataaaGAAGGCAAGAAAACGAATCCGGATGCAAAAGAAGGACTTTattgaaaaactaatgaaaactgtAGAACAAACCAGGTATGTGTATCTGAATCTCTCCCAATTCCATGTATGTCAAGCAGTcggaaggagttacgttatatagaagtgtcacgtaaaacccttctCCCAACCTATGTACAAATGGGCTTAggttaaaatcttttaattctcgtcagatTGCATAAGTGGTTGATCGACCAtatcaaccagtcgatcgaccatatcaaccagtcgatcgactaaaggtcgagaatatcagaagcttctgacttaaaataaaacttgCACGTCAGCtcgtgtggtcgatcgaccatggacctcagtcgatcgactgactgctctTCCTGTAGtcaactgttcagcattctgacagtctatagaccacgtaggtcagtctatagaccaagttaCCTGGTAATCCGCTACTAAAACtttcgcaaatctatctttcaggccttactacgcgcaccaagttcatttaccgagtcaaatcttcatgtcaaacacttagggacggattcagctcgatttccgctggattcttcacatttatgcaatattacacaaaaaagtCGGAAatggacgaaatggggcaaatagtagaataaactaccaatgatggacataaaatgcgtggaaataaagatgtaaaacatcatattataaaCACGCATCATTTATTTtgaatctcagggccactcgaggagtagtgaactgaaaatgcgtggccacgctcggaaggtatctacggtagataattccggtcagacagttactctccaaatcgaggaaaccactcttgatatgatcacttgcaagaacgacctacaagacaccttgcattgagtgggagatagtaatatgacaagagaattcgtgacgcacacttgtctcggacaagtgggggATTGATGAAGTATGTGTCCTCGATAATAGTGcaatcacattattaaaactcatgataagaatacgtaaagggatgattcatttttataatcaacttatcaacattaatcggtaatgattagctgactagagtttgacattactgtcgtctgacagtggtggtcagttgatcccttaaggtcactccTAAAGGACAATTGCCTCAATTttaaagttaatcgattgtatgacgatacagattgattaaatccttaaattgaaaaaattgatttataagagagaatattatatcttattataatttgattaaataagattcaatttagtaattaatatgtcatactactaagattgattaatgtttatgaaacatttgagataagagtaattggttaatcataattgcaaaatgttatagattatattaactagacttaatatgacccattttatatacatgtaattgtgaattacttgttaatttgttaattgtaatttatttaatatatatatatatatatatatatatatatatatatatatatatatataatgatatttaatttgttaaatatgcattattatgcctaatgacatgttacatgttacatgtcacatgtcacatatattacaaatgacaaattacaaagataaattggaggtccattttaagtataaaaaccggTTTATATAAGTGGTAAATGGTCTTTGAtggttttgttatttaaataataaaaatagacatGATTATGACACCTACTACTAGCCCTTACACacctagcttttcttgtgaagaacaaaagcaaaattgggaagaaaaattgGACTACCCTATGCTAAAAACCGGTTGCCCCCTTAAGTGCAAAGGAGTTGTTCTCATTTTTGTGTAGAGAATAAATCTTATGCTTAAGATATCTCTCTTATTCTCCTTCTCTCAAAATAAAtagttttatgataaaaattttgTTCAATAATTCTAATAATGTAAACATATTACtagagtaataataataataatattagaattacatttaaggtaaactacatatattatctagttagtaatatttgtcggattttgggatagtcttggagcaattgaaaggaggttctcatacTATTGAGACAAGGGGACCATCCAATtactttgagctcaagaacaagtaaaggaAGGTGTCCTTGCTTGTGCCCATTTCCGTCTCATCACCATTGTAAGAAAACTGTTTTCTACTCAATCTTGTTttaagttatgcatgcactagattcaCAAAGACTAAATCAATGGTTAATTTAGATCTAATTAAAATGAGTTTAATTAAGGGGTTAATGAATCCTTTCAAGCCTCAGCTCGAGCGACCTAGCCACCAGGTCAAGCGACCCCTGAGTCAGGGTTAGCCACCTTCGAGCCAGGTCGAGTGGCTCCATAGTTTTTCTTTTGGGCCAACACTTTATTTAGGCCCTTAATTAACCCCAAGCTTGtattagtatatatataaataccCTTTTGTAATCCATGTATTAGAGTAACACTATCATTATCTACCCTAAGTATTTGATTATCCTACTAATTAGATTAATCTTTCTTTAGTTATTCCATAATTAGTCTTAGATCAACTCATGTACATGAAGATTTCTTAGTTTTTTATTGAAGAAGGTGACAATTCTTCATCTAATCAAGTATttcctctattgttcttccttattTGTTCATCTCATAAGTTGGTATAGTTCTTTAATATCTACATAATATTTTGTTAATTCTTTCTTAATTACTTtgtttaatcatcatgtttagctttgttaTAATGTGTGACAATATTATTGGTAAGATAATCATGAAGAGTAGTGGGTAGTCTCTTTGCTAGGGTGAATGGGGGATTATAGGATGATTAAAGGGTAGATCCATGCTTAATGAGtctaaataattgattaaaagttGTGGTTTGAACATGTTATGTTtcatgaaatgcttgattgataaCCGTGCATGAATCTCTATCCATTCAACTTCTCCTATAGGATCGAGAGCCTTAGGAATTGTTAGACCTTGCATGATGTTGGTGGGAAGACCGGGTATACGCGAGAGCTAACCCGACTCGACCTAGGCGGGACCGTTAGATCGAGAGCCTCAGCCCTAATCTGACCACAACCTTGACGAAATCTAGACTCATACATGTGGATCTCCCTTTGATTACCaatatgatcccatgacacccaaGTGTTTTCTGTATATTGCTTACACCCCTTACTTTTAATACTTGCTTttgttttcattagtttacattttgtTGTTATATCTTGTAGTAGTAGTCCTAGAATACAAACTCAATCCTAACACACGTGACACAAGACACCGTTACTAGTACTTGGATAACATTTCAATaaaccgtcctttgggttcgacctctACTTTCATGACATGCTTGTTTGTTGAGTTATAAGTAATTGTTTAAATCAGTTTGACAGCGACACATATAGACTCTGGAGAATCCCAAGACTAATACCTAACAGCCAATCACAAATGGCCAAGTCGATGATGCAAAGACAATTTACCATAAGCGAGGACAACATTTGCGTGAAGCGGAGAGAGCGACCAAGTGTACATTCCATCGATAAGTCGAATGCGAAGAAGGACTGCACTCGACTTGACATAATTAATAGAAAAAGAAGTGGGTAAGAATGTAGCAGCGGCATTATTATTATGGAGAAATTGTGAAACGAGTTTGAGTTTTCGAGAAAACTTTTGAACAACAAGAACATTTGAAAAATATATTGAGGGAGAAGAAGAGGAAGGAAGAGTAAAAGAACCGATATGGGTGATTGACAATGACGAGCCATCACCAATAACGAGATCATCGAGGCCTTCATAGGGTGAATGAAAGGAGAGGGTGGCGAGGTTATAGTTTATGTGATGAGATGCCCCGCTATCTACGGTCCAGGAGTTTTGTGGCTGAATAACAGAATAAGCAGCACTGTTAGCTTGGGGGCGAGGACCTCGAGGTTGATAGGTAGGGGGATATCACATTCGGATAGCGTTGTTGGAAGATACGGCAATAAGAGATAACAAGACCGATATGATCACAATAATGACAACTGCTTATATAGGGTTAAGCATAAGGGATAGGCTAATTATTAGGGACGGTTTGATTGTTTGACGCGGATTTCTTTGAGTACGAGGGTTGATGATTTTGGTAATTAGGACGGTGGTATGTGGTTGTGTGAGCGGATGGTTGAAAAGCGGCTGTGACGGGAGTGTGGTTTATAGGAAGTTCATGCTGAATGAGTTTTTTTGTTAAGGATTTCAAAGGAAATTGGAGTATCCCTTACACGAATAACCTCAATAACAGAATGTTGTTTTTCTTAATTTAGTCCATTGAGGATTTTAGTGGTAATATCATCAATGTCCATCGGGTGCTCAAGTTGATCAAGATCTTCAGTGgtagcttttatagccggcatatATTCGGTTATGCTCATGTCATCGGTGTGCGAGATATTGTCGAGATGGTCTTTTACTTTTAAGCAACGATCGCGAGAGGATTTTAAAAAGGTACGGGTGAGGGTAGGTCACGTTTCATGTGACGTTGCGTCGTTGACAATAAGGCCAACAATGGCGGGGATGATAGAGTGCCAGTGAGATCACCAAGAATAAGTTGATCTTGGCGATACAAATTCGAATATGCGGGGTTCAGGATAACAGTGGCTTCGGTGGTAAGGGGAGCAGGCTCAACTGTGATAGTTTTGGATGGAGGAGGAGTCATGCCATGAAGATAAGAGAATAATTGAAGCCTGTTAATGATGTCACAAACTTGAAAATGCCACTGACGAAATGTTATTGTATCATTGAGTTGAATGCAATTCGCAAAGGTAATAACACTCACTAACAAGGGTGAGGGAAGAGGCGGGATCGGCTGACTTGACGAGGTGGAATTGAGAGGAAGGCATTGACGGATGATTGAAAAGAACGGAAAAACCGAGTATGTGTATAAGGTTCGAAGTCGGGAATCTATTTGATCGTGAGGATCGTAGTAAACTCGTGATACCATGTAAAGAATAGATTATTTGTATAATAAATGTGATAAGATGCCAAGTCTAGGTTAATGATAAGATGCTAAGTCTAGGTTAATGACTAGCTAACAATAAGCTACAAACTAAAGATACATTTGACTAAAGCTATTAACAAACTAGAGAAACTAAGAGAGGAATAAGAAGAGTCTCAAGGCATCAACTGAGGCATTGAAGAAGTCGATTGATTTGTTTGTTCAGCAATAGAAGCGGTTTGACTTTGAGACGATTGTATAGtatttagacctggcaaaatggaTTAGACCCGAATGACCCGgcccgaaaaggctgacccgagacctaaaaatgacccgaacttgcttgacccgaatacgacccaaaacccgaattgacccgacccgacccagacccgacccgaacactGTCTGACCcaatattgacccgacccgatgtGACCCAACCCGAAAAGACCCGACTCATAATTGACCTGATCCTTAATGACTTGAAATGATCCAAAACGACTAGTACTAATTCATATTAATATTACatatatatcaaaataaagtttcattggtTACAACAATCCataataaatagttaaatttgtaAAATaatatttcttaatcaaaataataCTAATTGAAGTGCTTAGTCATTAACTTAAAAACAACTCGACCCAAAATAACCCATACCCGAAAATGATCCGACCCAAAATGACCGGACAACAAgtcacccgaaattgacccgacccgaaaaataAGACAGatccaaaatgacccgacccaaactgacccaACCTGTACGAGACCTGAGTGACCCGTTTTTTCAGGTCTTAGTAATGACAGTTACTACTGATTTCGAGAAAAACTCTTTGCCAACCTCGCCTTTACAGACCAATGATAATCATGATAATCCCCAAAGATGGGATCTCTCCTCTCTTGGTTTCGATCCGGGTGAAGAAGTTACAAAGAAAATCCTCGCAACTTATATCCCGTGTCAACCCTCGGATGACTCCTTCTACTGGAAATTCTCTAAACATGGTGTATTTACAGTCAAGTCGGGATACTATGTTGCCGCCATGGCCGTATCTAATGGAACCACCTCAAATTCTAATCGCTCTAGAATGTCTGCAACTATCATGAATTTCTGCAAATCAAAGCTCTGGAAGTTGCCCATCTCTAACAAACTAAGGGTTTTTCTATGGAAATTTATGGCTAACGCCCTTCCAGTGGGCTCTGAATTCCTAAAACGAAAATTGATTTGGCGCTCCTTGTGTACTCTTTGTGATGAATCAGCTCCTTGTGTGGAATCTATCTCTCACCTTTTCAGAGATTGTAGCTTTGCGAAGGCTCTGTGGTTTGGCTGTCCTTTAGGAATTAGAATCACGGGGGGGTTGGACATTGACGTTAGAGTTTGGGTTATTAACTGGGTTACTTATTTTTTAAATCGCCCAGATCCTAACTCCCTCCTTTTTCCCCTTATTGCTACCCTCTGGCAAATTTGGTGCTGTAGGAATGATTTGGTCTTCAAAAATCGACGCCCTTGGCCTATAAGGGCTCTCAGTTCTATCCTTGGTGACATTCAGTGCATGAATGAGGCTGTGTGCAGTAAGAATACTAGCCTCCTTAGTGTGCCTCTGTTGAACTCCTCTCCTGAAGTTGGTCTAGCTAAGAGAATTAGGAACTCATTCCCTTATTGGATTATTGGTGGACCCGGGTGCGGAAATGTTTGCACTGTCAAGTGTGATGCTGCCTGGAGGGATGATAGAAGTTCTGGCATGGGGTGGTGTTTGCTGGATGGTAATGGAACTTTAAGGAATACTGCGAATTTTCGTtcgtgtaataccccgtattttatataatcaattaaacggatattaatatttatatatatattaattattatacattttatattactaattatatcgggttaattgttgagtcgataattacgttaagctatcgtaagttaattgagacgggtttatatggaactcgaattgtgagctaacccatttgagttggcccaataatATATTCAGCCCAATTAGCCCTAAGCCcatttaaaccctaaccctaaccctaaccctaaccctaatagtacctaCCCAGCCGCCTCCCTCACTACACACTCCCTCAACCCtcctcccttcttcatcaacaccaaatCTCAGTTTTCACGcttggagagagagagagagtggccatGGGTGTTGACGGCACAACAGGGATGAGCTAGGGACTATCGTCGACGActgtgggtggccgtggtggctgtagTGGTGGCGGGAAGGTAAGCATTCAACCCCCTCCTCTGTTTTTCgcattgatgtcgggtttttggaggttgttgcgtgtcttagggaggtaATAAGgttggttgttgacggggtatatgggtagggtggttagtgacgagtgtagtggtggcggttatggtggttttgggtggtggtagtggctgtgaaaggcggcagcgacatgggggtagcaaacgggtttaagcaggggttttcaggcggtttagatggttaggttggggtggcaccaccgtggactcgggggaggtcgaaatggtggtgccacggtgtctaGGTTCGTGGGCTGACGGAGAGCAGGACCGTGGCGGTTTGGCAGGAAATgggtgttggttgcggtggtggtaaggagagaacaggaggcgtttggtgaggcacggtggtgaaccagaccagttggcagccctggttcgactcgccggcggcagtcgaccaggctggtggtggttgttggtggtggggtcgaagtgggaaaaatggctggtggttgtcgtggtggttcaggcggcgttTGGAAGGGTGTGGGCGAGAGTAAAGTGCGGGTTGTGGGGTCGGGTTGTTTGAGTTGTTCGTTTGACTCGGGTTTTTCcttaaatcgtttaattcatTAGATtagttatgtaatttaattcccgagtcatttagattagttatttaatttaactcTCGAGTTATTTAAACTGTTTAGAGacggttttgagtcgggattgttagaGTTGTTCAAATGCTTGATTCGTttcatcgtataattcgtttaatcctctAATTATTGATTTGgtttagttccgagttatttaagataaaataataattaataataattaattaattagagacgggtttaatgaaaaagctactatatcgggaaagttttcattttaagaaattctactttagtaactttctattttgggaagttggggcagatactaatcgggttattttagttatcagttgggcataattttggtgtcgggattgtatttcgggaaatcTTCTATTTTAGGAGATTTCTAGATTTCGTAGTTAGTAATtctaaatattataattgttttaggtgacggattcgtgaaggatcgataatcagattcgttgctttattttctggactgcttgaactgctcaattggatttgctggcactttgaggtagggaaatacacttgacttattatcgttgttgtttaattgtgttgacttgattcgtggttgttgatttacgttatgattcatatatgggaaggtgattgactgaattgatcgtattaaatatgatatcacaacatcgggtaaccggcatgattttatgatttatcagttcggtgatttatatatatatatatattgtgttgcattaatttctgttgagcatttcatatgcattggagttggaggatggtgtaggagtgacgatgttgagatacgatgtgagttgtgataaggcccaggcgggttctgcaggacttgccctggtgtcctcagatgcgagctggcagatcggctacggtcgatatatatagtctaccggggatcggtatggctgggttatccggggtatgagatatgagatatgagttgagatggagatggaggtgacggaggagcatgcatatcatattttgttgttttattgttttccctactcaacctcgtggttgaccctgtgtattcgtgaacacctgtgatgacccaaatattggcgagcagacttgacaggttaagagatagaacgggagctggatgggcgtgagacactggatcagacgacttagtagctagatcatcatctagaagactttcacttttatttatgttagttattGTAATTTGGcgtaaagaggttttgtaatgattaacttaaaaataattatgtaaattgccttggagtttaatttgttattcactacctcgggaaaccgagatggtaacagtccggtttattagggaatgtcttgacgaaggcttcttttataaaacggggtgttacaaagtggtatcagagcaaacgatcctcaggcctaaaccaatgaacccaatgaacataggaagagtctaaataaaatgaaccccgggatagaactgttaggagcacactaaggtaaggtatgagttaggggccccctcacaccgaaccagtggccctctcagttgaccggaaaccctgagtgtatatgagagaaagggtagaaaagttgcataaggttgagcatgaaattcatgtatcgttgcctaagtgttaactgattgatacattgattattgcataaaagagttgatATATACCTTGAGACCtgtatattctaaccattctgcaggacaacgctacggtaagtattttgtatgaatgatgtgttgatagtactattatgtctaggaatatgtggttatgtgatcccgaagccatgctagtatagtattgtgatagtaattagaaacactattgaattgcatgtttttagtcatagcaatcgtgatttagatgtaaggagtagatcgagatgcgaagggactctatggggtagatgttacgaattgtacagtgtgagatttaagttaggatgggttagtatcgatagtatggttgtaagagtttagaacatagaaaatgaatgactTAGTGATGAAACTCGTTTTggttgatgttactctttaattgaccttactgccatttcttttctgttcattgcctatggatgaaaattttttttttagagatagtcttgggagttagtgttcatttggcgtgggtttcatgcttataggatataaagactagg
The Silene latifolia isolate original U9 population chromosome 11, ASM4854445v1, whole genome shotgun sequence genome window above contains:
- the LOC141614054 gene encoding uncharacterized protein LOC141614054; this translates as MTVTTDFEKNSLPTSPLQTNDNHDNPQRWDLSSLGFDPGEEVTKKILATYIPCQPSDDSFYWKFSKHGVFTVKSGYYVAAMAVSNGTTSNSNRSRMSATIMNFCKSKLWKLPISNKLRVFLWKFMANALPVGSEFLKRKLIWRSLCTLCDESAPCVESISHLFRDCSFAKALWFGCPLGIRITGGLDIDVRVWVINWVTYFLNRPDPNSLLFPLIATLWQIWCCRNDLVFKNRRPWPIRALSSILGDIQCMNEAVCSKNTSLLSVPLLNSSPEVGLAKRIRNSFPYWIIGGPGCGNVCTVKCDAAWRDDRSSGMGWCLLDGNGTLRNTANFRSCNTPYFI